The following proteins are encoded in a genomic region of Rhodoferax aquaticus:
- a CDS encoding ExbD/TolR family protein, whose amino-acid sequence MNFRPRRQEEPEINLIPFIDVLLVILIFLMLSTTYSKFTEMQLTLPVADTEAQRDYPKEMIVAVGADGAYSVNKVAVVGRSVESIASAMAEGAKAGKDTVVIISADASAKHQSVVTVMEAARRAGLNQITFATQSTALAGDK is encoded by the coding sequence ATGAATTTTCGCCCCCGCCGCCAGGAAGAGCCGGAGATCAATCTCATTCCGTTTATTGACGTGTTGTTGGTGATATTGATCTTTTTGATGCTTTCCACCACGTACAGCAAATTCACCGAAATGCAGCTGACCCTCCCCGTGGCGGACACAGAGGCACAGCGTGACTACCCCAAAGAAATGATCGTGGCAGTGGGCGCTGACGGTGCCTACAGCGTCAACAAGGTCGCGGTGGTTGGCCGGTCGGTAGAAAGCATTGCATCGGCCATGGCGGAAGGAGCCAAAGCAGGTAAAGACACGGTAGTCATCATCAGTGCCGACGCCAGCGCCAAGCACCAATCGGTCGTTACCGTGATGGAGGCGGCACGGCGCGCGGGCCTGAATCAAATTACGTTTGCAACACAGTCCACCGCACTGGCGGGCGACAAGTAG
- the xseA gene encoding exodeoxyribonuclease VII large subunit, with amino-acid sequence MGDLDSFSAAPRVWQVGALCRAIADALDARFNPVAVAGEISGFSKATSGHCYFTLKDDSGQIRCAMFRRAASALDFVPRDGDRVELRGRLGVYEPRGELQLVVESMRKAGQGTLFEQFLKLKAALQAQGLFDAERKRKLPATPRGIGLVTSLGAAALHDVVTTLQRRVPHIPVVIAPASVQGASAASEMVAALERLYGLAGARAAPAQEASHVCIDVILLVRGGGAMEDLWAFNDETLARTIAASPVPVISGVGHETDFTIADFVADLRAPTPTAAAELVALPAQSLLLAVDALQTKLQAAVERKLDQCEQRLDRLSSSLGRPSELASRQRLRLAALEHGLSSALTAGLHSKRSQLDRLQQVYPQAQQRALLCEQERVAKAALRLKLLDPSLVLQRGYAWLSDDVGGPLGSVTQFQPGQHVKATLADGVVDLGVRAVLHN; translated from the coding sequence ATGGGTGATCTTGATTCGTTTTCCGCTGCGCCTCGTGTGTGGCAAGTGGGAGCTTTATGCCGCGCTATAGCGGACGCACTTGACGCGCGGTTTAACCCTGTGGCAGTCGCTGGTGAAATTAGTGGGTTCTCCAAAGCCACCAGCGGGCACTGTTACTTCACTCTCAAAGACGACAGTGGGCAAATCCGCTGCGCCATGTTCCGCCGTGCTGCAAGTGCCTTGGACTTTGTCCCGCGTGATGGAGATCGGGTTGAGCTGCGCGGTCGCCTGGGCGTCTACGAACCTCGGGGTGAGCTGCAGCTGGTGGTGGAGTCCATGCGCAAGGCGGGGCAGGGCACTTTGTTTGAGCAGTTTCTTAAGCTAAAGGCTGCTCTACAGGCGCAGGGGCTCTTTGATGCTGAGCGCAAGCGCAAACTGCCCGCAACACCACGTGGCATAGGGCTGGTCACGTCTTTAGGGGCGGCAGCATTGCATGACGTAGTAACCACGCTCCAGCGGCGCGTACCGCATATCCCAGTAGTCATAGCGCCCGCTTCGGTGCAAGGTGCTTCGGCGGCGTCTGAAATGGTGGCTGCGCTTGAGCGTTTGTATGGTCTGGCAGGGGCGCGGGCCGCGCCAGCGCAAGAGGCGTCGCATGTCTGTATTGACGTCATTCTTCTGGTACGCGGCGGTGGCGCGATGGAAGACCTGTGGGCGTTTAACGATGAAACACTGGCGCGCACCATCGCAGCCAGTCCTGTCCCTGTCATATCCGGCGTCGGCCATGAGACAGACTTCACCATTGCAGACTTTGTGGCGGACCTGCGCGCCCCCACGCCCACTGCTGCCGCTGAACTGGTCGCGCTGCCAGCCCAAAGTTTGTTGCTTGCTGTAGATGCGCTGCAAACAAAGCTGCAAGCTGCCGTGGAGCGCAAGTTGGACCAATGCGAACAACGGCTAGACCGCCTGAGTAGCAGCCTAGGCCGACCGTCTGAGCTAGCCAGTCGGCAACGTCTGCGTTTAGCCGCACTTGAGCACGGCTTGAGCAGCGCCTTAACCGCTGGGCTGCACTCTAAGCGCAGCCAGTTGGACCGCCTGCAGCAGGTTTACCCCCAAGCGCAGCAGCGTGCGCTGCTTTGCGAGCAAGAGCGCGTGGCCAAAGCCGCATTGCGCCTCAAGCTGTTAGATCCTTCCTTGGTCTTGCAGCGTGGCTACGCATGGCTGAGTGACGATGTCGGTGGGCCACTGGGCAGCGTGACGCAGTTTCAGCCAGGACAACACGTAAAGGCTACCCTCGCCGACGGTGTGGTTGACCTGGGTGTGCGTGCCGTCCTTCA
- the kdsB gene encoding 3-deoxy-manno-octulosonate cytidylyltransferase — MACTVLIPARLASTRLPNKPLADIAGQPMVVRVAQRVQSGVPEGTRVVVACDHISIAQACALHGVEAILTREDHPSGSDRLAEACELLALPDSDIVVNVQGDEPLIDPTLVQSVAQLLSTHPQASMGTAAHAIDNVSDLANPNVVKVVLDAHNVALYFSRAPIAWWRDGFANGMTALPSPAPLRHIGIYAYRVGFLRQFPTLTVAPIETTEALEQLRALWHGHRIAVHVSQHVPGPGVDTEQDLERVRAIFSQSPPSL, encoded by the coding sequence ATGGCCTGCACTGTACTCATCCCTGCCCGCCTGGCGTCCACACGTCTGCCCAACAAACCCTTAGCGGATATCGCGGGCCAGCCTATGGTGGTGCGCGTAGCCCAACGGGTGCAATCAGGTGTGCCTGAAGGGACACGCGTGGTGGTGGCATGTGACCACATCAGCATTGCGCAAGCCTGCGCACTCCATGGGGTTGAAGCCATACTGACCCGCGAAGACCATCCTTCTGGAAGCGACCGTTTAGCCGAAGCCTGTGAACTTTTGGCTTTGCCTGACAGCGACATCGTGGTCAATGTGCAGGGTGATGAGCCATTGATTGACCCCACGTTAGTTCAGTCGGTCGCCCAGTTGCTCAGTACCCACCCACAGGCGAGTATGGGTACTGCGGCACATGCGATTGACAATGTCTCGGACTTGGCCAACCCCAATGTCGTTAAGGTGGTCTTGGATGCCCATAACGTTGCGCTTTATTTCAGCCGTGCGCCGATTGCCTGGTGGCGAGATGGTTTTGCAAACGGAATGACGGCCTTACCAAGCCCTGCGCCCCTGAGACACATTGGCATTTATGCATACCGCGTTGGCTTTTTGCGGCAGTTCCCAACGCTGACCGTAGCCCCCATTGAGACCACCGAGGCGTTGGAACAACTCCGTGCGCTATGGCATGGTCACCGCATTGCCGTACACGTGTCCCAGCATGTACCGGGCCCGGGGGTAGACACTGAGCAAGATTTGGAACGTGTGAGAGCAATTTTCTCGCAAAGCCCCCCTAGTCTGTAA
- the lpxK gene encoding tetraacyldisaccharide 4'-kinase, whose product MAAAWVGAVEQTLLRAWTRRGALAWGLLPLTALYALLYVLRRACYRYGLAKPQRVDAVVLVVGNVVVGGAGKTPTTISIVEHLRARGLAIGVVSRGYGRNSDAASVEVLGDTSVDLAGDEPLLIKRSTGVPVFVARSRHAAACALLAQHPHTQVIVCDDGLQHYALYRDIEVCVFDDRGCGNGLLLPSGPLRERWPRRPIKALGQHTENLLVLNTGGVAQTGQFVARRSLAPYAIDRNGKHIPLAALYAPGHEPVMAVAGIARPERFFDMLRAQGVPLDKTLALPDHYDFSSWPPNIYEGYQLICTEKDALKLWQHAPHSLAVPLQQAAEPAFFDTLDSHIDSALRSRKD is encoded by the coding sequence ATGGCAGCCGCGTGGGTCGGCGCAGTCGAGCAAACGCTGCTGCGCGCTTGGACACGGCGCGGCGCTCTGGCATGGGGCTTGCTGCCCCTCACCGCCCTCTATGCCTTGCTATATGTGTTGCGTCGTGCTTGCTACCGCTATGGTCTAGCGAAGCCGCAGCGCGTTGATGCCGTCGTACTCGTCGTAGGCAATGTCGTCGTGGGTGGCGCAGGCAAAACTCCCACCACCATCTCCATCGTTGAACACTTGCGCGCCCGCGGCCTTGCGATTGGCGTTGTGTCGCGCGGCTATGGACGTAACAGTGACGCAGCATCCGTGGAGGTACTTGGAGATACTTCGGTTGACTTGGCGGGCGATGAGCCCTTGCTGATCAAGCGGTCAACGGGGGTACCAGTTTTTGTGGCGCGCTCGCGCCATGCCGCAGCTTGCGCCCTCTTGGCGCAGCATCCCCACACCCAGGTGATCGTCTGCGACGATGGCTTGCAACACTATGCTTTGTACCGCGACATCGAGGTCTGCGTTTTTGATGACCGAGGGTGTGGCAATGGCCTCTTGCTGCCGTCAGGGCCACTGCGCGAGCGTTGGCCGCGCAGGCCCATCAAGGCGCTGGGACAACATACTGAGAATCTGCTCGTTTTAAACACCGGTGGCGTCGCCCAAACGGGGCAGTTTGTTGCGCGGCGCAGTTTGGCGCCGTACGCCATAGACCGCAACGGAAAGCACATTCCTTTAGCGGCCTTGTATGCGCCAGGGCACGAACCCGTCATGGCGGTCGCGGGCATTGCGCGCCCGGAACGGTTTTTTGACATGTTGCGCGCACAGGGTGTGCCCCTTGACAAGACTCTGGCGCTGCCAGATCACTATGACTTTAGTAGCTGGCCACCCAATATTTACGAGGGCTACCAGCTTATTTGCACCGAAAAAGACGCACTCAAACTCTGGCAGCATGCACCCCATAGTCTGGCGGTACCCTTGCAACAGGCAGCGGAACCCGCATTTTTTGACACCTTAGATTCCCACATCGATAGCGCGCTGCGCTCGCGTAAAGACTGA
- a CDS encoding Trm112 family protein has protein sequence MDTRLLQLLVCPVTKGPLEYNREKQELVSRSAMLAYPVRDGIPILLENEARTLSDAELGL, from the coding sequence ATGGACACCAGACTACTACAACTCCTCGTTTGCCCTGTCACCAAGGGGCCCCTTGAATACAACCGCGAAAAGCAAGAGTTGGTTTCACGTAGCGCCATGCTGGCCTACCCCGTGCGCGACGGAATTCCGATCTTGCTCGAAAACGAGGCCCGCACACTGAGTGACGCAGAGCTCGGCCTATAA
- a CDS encoding MotA/TolQ/ExbB proton channel family protein: MFSIIQAAGWPIWPLIAMSVVALAIVMERFISLKTSKVAPAHLLQEVLTVSRNNVPAPDVVTQLETNSALGEVLASGLRAINANPKCSEDDLRATMEGAGRVVAQRLEHYLSALGTIASAAPLMGLFGTVVGMIEIFGSQAPGGSTGGNPAQLAHGISIALYNTAFGLVVAIPSLIFWRYFRGRVDAYLLTLELAASQLARHLKTLRK; encoded by the coding sequence TTGTTTTCCATCATACAAGCCGCTGGCTGGCCGATATGGCCCCTGATTGCAATGTCTGTCGTGGCATTGGCCATCGTTATGGAGCGCTTTATCAGCTTAAAAACCAGCAAGGTGGCGCCAGCCCACCTGCTACAAGAGGTACTGACCGTATCTCGCAACAACGTGCCCGCCCCGGACGTGGTAACCCAACTTGAAACCAACTCCGCGCTAGGCGAAGTGCTGGCAAGTGGCTTACGTGCCATCAACGCCAACCCGAAATGTTCAGAAGACGATTTACGCGCCACCATGGAGGGAGCCGGCCGTGTCGTCGCCCAGCGTCTGGAGCACTACCTGAGCGCGCTGGGCACCATCGCTTCTGCAGCGCCATTGATGGGCTTGTTCGGCACGGTGGTGGGCATGATTGAGATTTTTGGCTCACAAGCCCCCGGGGGATCTACGGGTGGCAACCCCGCCCAATTGGCACACGGTATTTCTATTGCCTTGTACAACACCGCGTTTGGGTTGGTAGTGGCCATTCCCTCCTTGATTTTTTGGCGCTACTTTCGCGGCCGAGTGGACGCTTATTTGTTGACGCTTGAATTGGCAGCGAGCCAGTTGGCACGCCACTTGAAAACACTGCGCAAATAA